The Puniceicoccales bacterium genome has a segment encoding these proteins:
- a CDS encoding type III secretion system chaperone — protein sequence MMNARTAVNGMLRDVGTSLGLNLGLRSDGLCVIKQEQSDFEYIIELSKTGDILYMYSPVGDLPTINKSDAMEYLLKLNLYGLETNQCSLGLDAKTNKIVLFYTIPSEVLNATLISNILCNFFTTVQKVSKKIEGFSQSIPQQSPEESDKFSSLLTMV from the coding sequence ATGATGAATGCCAGAACTGCTGTCAATGGAATGCTCAGAGACGTGGGCACATCGTTGGGCCTTAATTTGGGCCTGAGGAGCGATGGGCTTTGTGTCATAAAACAGGAACAATCCGATTTCGAATATATAATCGAATTATCAAAAACCGGCGATATATTATACATGTATTCTCCGGTTGGAGATCTACCAACCATAAATAAATCCGATGCAATGGAATATCTTTTAAAACTGAATCTCTACGGATTAGAAACCAATCAATGTAGCCTTGGACTGGATGCCAAAACCAATAAAATAGTACTATTCTATACCATTCCTAGCGAAGTGCTAAATGCCACACTGATATCAAATATACTTTGCAATTTCTTTACCACAGTCCAAAAAGTATCAAAAAAAATCGAAGGGTTTTCTCAATCTATTCCACAACAATCTCCAGAAGAATCAGATAAATTCTCTTCATTGCTGACAATGGTGTAA